The Duganella sp. BuS-21 sequence GCGGGGCATGCATTCTCCTTGTAGAAAGTTAATATCCTACAGGAAATAGTTGCGCATTTGGTAATTACTTATGGCATTGTCGGCAAGGTTGATTCGTGGCAGTATGTCCGGTCAATACAAGGGGAATGAATGCGACTTCAGAGCAAGCTGGCCGGTGTGGCCCTGGTTTTCAGCGCCGCTGCGATGGCGCAGACGCCGTCCGCCGAAGTACGCAAGTTCATCCAGTACGACCAGCCGCTGATCGCCCTCACGCATGTGCGCGTGATCGACGGCACCGGCGCTCCCGCGCAGGAAGACCGCACCATCGTGCTGCGCAACGGCCGCATCGCATCGATTTCCGACGCGCACAGCGTGCCGCCCAAGGGCGCGCATGTGATCGACCTGAGCGGCCGCAGCGTGATCCCCGGCCTGGTCGGCATGCACAACCACCTGATGTACGTGGAGTCGATCAACCGCGACGAAGACGGCAAGACGCCGCCGCCCGGCGTGTTCGTCACCGAGATCGCCTTCAGCGCGCCGCGCATGTACCTGGCGGCCGGCGTCACCACCATGCGCACCACCGGTAGCGTTGAGCCGTACACCGATCTGAATATCCGCCGCCAGATCGACGAATTCAAGATCCCCGGCCCGCACATCGACGTCACCGGCCCTTACCTCGAAGGCAAGGACAGCTTCTTCCCGCAGATGGCGATGCTGACCGAGAGCGAACACGCGCGCAAGACCGTCGACTTCTGGGCCGGCGAAGGCGCGACTTCGTTCAAGGCCTACATGAAGATCTCCGGCGCGGTGCTGGGCGCGGCCATCGACCAGGCCCACAAGCACGGCCTGAAAGTGACCGGCCACCTGTGCGCCGTCGATTACCGCCAGGCCGCAGCACTCGGCATCGACAACCTGGAACACGGCCCGGTGTTC is a genomic window containing:
- a CDS encoding amidohydrolase family protein; translated protein: MRLQSKLAGVALVFSAAAMAQTPSAEVRKFIQYDQPLIALTHVRVIDGTGAPAQEDRTIVLRNGRIASISDAHSVPPKGAHVIDLSGRSVIPGLVGMHNHLMYVESINRDEDGKTPPPGVFVTEIAFSAPRMYLAAGVTTMRTTGSVEPYTDLNIRRQIDEFKIPGPHIDVTGPYLEGKDSFFPQMAMLTESEHARKTVDFWAGEGATSFKAYMKISGAVLGAAIDQAHKHGLKVTGHLCAVDYRQAAALGIDNLEHGPVFTDTGFVADRKPDECPAGGAVAASWEKREIDSPEVRSLIAELVARKVAITSTLPVFEAFVPTRPLLSRKQMAMMSPEALRSHLEARALTAAVPGYAARQEALLKKEMAFELAFVRAGGLLIAGPDPTGNGGTLPGFGDQREVQLLVEAGFTPVEAIRIATLNGAQYLGRQDSIGSIAPGKHADLVVLKGDPTRRIADVENVEIVFKDGYGYDPVKLNASVRGMVGIR